One genomic segment of Rivularia sp. PCC 7116 includes these proteins:
- the cas7d gene encoding type I-D CRISPR-associated protein Cas7/Csc2, which produces MTFLKSIDSKLFHTEIPYKPMGKYVHFLTIRVTESYPLFQTDGELNKSRVRAGKKDKNTISRLSMFKRKQSTPERLVGRELMRNYGLVKDEECEYNVKFAMDNPDCIIYGFAIGDSGSEKSKVVVDTAFSITPFDESHETFTLNAPFENGTMTSKGENGSKPGEVTSRINQQDHIRPQVFFPSIVTLKDPTEASFLYVLNNILRTRHYGAQTTRTGRVRNELIGVIFADGEITSNLRWTQAIYDEMKANNSINSPEPLDEDDVITAAKTAIESQMAEEFIVHQDYLNDEFAALLKEVKAITANEDELKKLLKKADVEAKEYAKVHIKVKSKDKDKNKDKNKETAANS; this is translated from the coding sequence ATGACATTCCTAAAATCCATCGATTCCAAATTATTCCACACCGAAATTCCCTACAAACCAATGGGAAAATACGTTCACTTCCTGACAATTCGCGTTACCGAATCTTATCCTTTATTCCAAACAGATGGAGAATTAAATAAATCGCGAGTTAGAGCGGGTAAGAAAGATAAAAATACAATCAGTCGTCTTTCCATGTTCAAACGCAAACAATCAACACCAGAACGTTTAGTTGGTCGTGAATTAATGCGTAATTATGGTTTAGTCAAAGATGAAGAATGCGAATATAACGTCAAATTTGCAATGGATAACCCTGATTGTATTATTTATGGTTTCGCAATCGGTGATTCTGGTTCTGAAAAATCAAAAGTTGTTGTAGATACTGCTTTTTCAATTACACCTTTTGATGAATCTCACGAAACATTTACTTTAAATGCTCCTTTTGAAAATGGGACAATGACATCGAAGGGTGAAAACGGTTCTAAACCCGGTGAAGTTACTAGTAGAATTAATCAACAAGACCATATTAGACCCCAAGTATTCTTCCCTAGCATTGTCACATTAAAAGACCCCACGGAAGCAAGCTTTCTCTACGTTTTAAATAATATATTGCGTACCCGTCATTATGGAGCGCAAACAACCCGTACCGGAAGAGTTAGAAATGAGTTGATTGGAGTAATTTTTGCTGATGGTGAAATTACTAGTAACCTACGTTGGACTCAAGCAATTTATGATGAAATGAAAGCTAATAATAGTATCAATTCTCCCGAACCTTTGGATGAAGATGATGTAATTACAGCCGCGAAAACAGCGATAGAATCACAAATGGCTGAAGAATTTATTGTCCATCAAGATTATCTCAACGATGAATTTGCAGCATTACTCAAAGAAGTAAAAGCAATTACAGCTAACGAAGATGAACTGAAAAAGCTGCTGAAAAAAGCTGATGTTGAAGCTAAAGAATATGCCAAAGTTCATATAAAGGTTAAAAGTAAGGATAAGGATAAAAACAAAGACAAAAATAAAGAAACAGCAGCAAATTCATAG
- the cas5d gene encoding type I-D CRISPR-associated protein Cas5/Csc1: protein MTIIYCCQLELHDSVYFATREIGRLYETEPVIHNYALCYALGLVDSEIYATTVSEEHSYRYFCPEQVPKYEEHLTPLNQQGIYVTPAHSIHHTSVLNTWKYANNNYHVEMQKTQKNIPSFGRAKEIAPESQFEFFIISKNDIELKGKLPKWIRLGKWMSKAEVEIQQVAKLESKTGDFTFPYPLNPLDVMFTNQVISYDVVNMPPVSLIQNVTITKGEFFQFENPFTSQKLKLPAKMAYRFKG from the coding sequence ATGACTATAATCTATTGCTGCCAGCTAGAACTACACGACAGCGTTTATTTCGCAACCCGCGAAATCGGCAGACTCTACGAAACCGAACCAGTAATCCACAATTACGCATTGTGTTACGCATTAGGATTAGTAGATAGCGAAATTTACGCTACGACAGTTTCCGAAGAACATTCCTACCGTTACTTTTGTCCCGAACAAGTTCCTAAATATGAAGAACATTTAACGCCATTAAATCAACAGGGAATTTACGTCACACCAGCCCATTCAATTCACCATACTTCTGTTCTCAACACCTGGAAATATGCCAATAATAACTATCATGTTGAGATGCAGAAAACCCAAAAAAATATTCCCAGTTTTGGCAGAGCAAAGGAAATTGCACCGGAAAGTCAGTTTGAGTTTTTTATTATTTCTAAAAATGACATTGAGTTAAAAGGTAAATTACCAAAATGGATTCGTTTAGGTAAGTGGATGAGTAAAGCTGAAGTGGAAATTCAACAAGTAGCTAAATTGGAATCGAAAACCGGTGACTTTACTTTTCCTTATCCTTTAAATCCTCTTGATGTGATGTTTACTAATCAAGTTATCAGCTACGACGTTGTAAATATGCCTCCCGTAAGTTTGATTCAAAATGTCACTATTACAAAAGGGGAATTTTTTCAATTTGAAAACCCCTTCACTTCCCAAAAATTAAAACTTCCTGCAAAAATGGCATATCGGTTTAAAGGTTAA
- the cas6 gene encoding CRISPR-associated endoribonuclease Cas6, translated as MPHSLILNLTPKSPIYPQFLTGRHLHALFLTLVSSVDKELGTHLHDSKADKAFTLSPLQISKRNSPIAKGSKRGSILKSQHQEAISTGTPCWWRISLLDDALFGKLTQLWLNLNPQQPWHLGSADLYITSIQGTPQSTQPWANACSYNQLYEQASDSERIISVNFATPTAWRQGKYDSTLPTRESVFKSLLSRWNKYSGIEFENLNFDAIFPSFINIHTEIVPDSRSKFIGIVGEVSYRIMGDVEAIQIKQINALADFALYCGIGRKTTMGMGMGRRVRS; from the coding sequence ATGCCTCACAGTCTAATATTAAACCTCACCCCAAAATCCCCCATCTACCCCCAATTCCTCACCGGAAGACACCTACATGCTTTATTCCTCACCTTAGTAAGTTCGGTTGACAAAGAATTAGGAACCCATTTACACGATTCTAAAGCCGATAAAGCTTTTACGCTCTCCCCTTTACAAATAAGTAAAAGAAATTCTCCTATTGCTAAAGGTAGTAAGCGGGGAAGCATATTAAAATCCCAACATCAAGAAGCGATTTCTACAGGTACTCCCTGTTGGTGGCGAATTTCTCTACTCGATGATGCGCTATTCGGTAAATTAACTCAACTGTGGCTAAATCTTAATCCCCAACAGCCTTGGCATTTAGGCTCTGCCGATTTGTATATTACCAGCATCCAAGGTACTCCCCAATCTACCCAACCTTGGGCTAATGCTTGTAGCTATAACCAACTATACGAGCAAGCAAGCGATTCCGAGCGGATTATTTCTGTCAATTTCGCAACTCCTACCGCTTGGAGACAGGGGAAATACGACAGCACGCTGCCGACAAGGGAATCTGTGTTCAAATCTTTACTTTCTCGCTGGAATAAATATAGCGGTATTGAATTTGAAAATCTAAATTTTGATGCAATTTTCCCCAGCTTTATCAACATCCATACCGAAATAGTTCCCGATTCGCGCAGCAAATTTATCGGTATTGTTGGTGAGGTTAGCTATCGAATCATGGGTGATGTTGAAGCAATCCAAATTAAACAAATAAATGCTTTAGCTGACTTTGCTTTGTATTGCGGAATTGGCAGAAAAACTACTATGGGAATGGGAATGGGCAGGAGAGTTAGGAGTTAG
- the cas4 gene encoding CRISPR-associated protein Cas4, with protein sequence MNNTDYITIASLNQYSYCPHRCWRMFCLGEFTDNQYTIEGTSLHERVHTVSENNQEETWQIRAIWLKSEKYKLIGKSDLIELENDEWYPVEYKRGKKGEWDNDELQVCAQALCLEEMTGKDITTGYIYYAQNNKRQLVEINDDLREETIATIANVTQLLETGKMPPAIYSKRCKGCSLYSQCLPMAVDKVKRYQEAQ encoded by the coding sequence ATGAACAACACAGATTACATCACCATCGCTTCTTTAAACCAATATTCATACTGTCCCCATCGCTGTTGGCGCATGTTTTGTTTGGGAGAATTTACCGATAATCAATACACCATTGAAGGAACTAGCTTACACGAAAGAGTTCACACAGTTAGTGAAAACAATCAGGAAGAAACTTGGCAGATTCGCGCTATTTGGTTGAAGTCAGAAAAATATAAGTTAATCGGTAAATCAGATTTGATTGAGTTAGAAAATGATGAATGGTATCCCGTGGAATATAAACGAGGAAAAAAAGGTGAATGGGATAACGATGAATTACAAGTTTGCGCTCAAGCTCTATGTTTGGAGGAAATGACTGGGAAAGATATTACTACCGGCTATATTTACTATGCTCAAAATAATAAGCGTCAGTTAGTAGAAATAAACGACGATTTGAGAGAGGAAACTATCGCCACAATTGCTAATGTTACGCAGTTATTAGAAACTGGAAAAATGCCACCCGCAATTTATAGCAAGCGTTGTAAAGGATGCAGTCTTTATTCTCAATGCTTACCGATGGCTGTTGATAAAGTCAAACGCTATCAAGAAGCCCAATGA
- a CDS encoding IS630 family transposase, translated as MVVKPLFNINQEKLIKQWVKETPKNLEKVQDKIEKEWGIPASKDTIKRVMKIAGMGWFRIKRSVAGSPVPEFYNKKIQELERLKEKEREGEIEIRYVDESGFCLIPYIPYAWQENKQKMTVKSQPSKRINVLGFLTKQNELEVYTFNCSINSDVVIACIDDFCTKITKRTVLIMDNSSVHQNSFLWDKEQEWSQKGLDIFFLPTYSPHLNIIEILWRFIKYKWLEVNAYDSYSALVEAVENILINFGSEYTINFA; from the coding sequence GTGGTCGTAAAACCACTATTTAATATTAATCAAGAAAAACTGATTAAACAATGGGTCAAAGAAACACCAAAAAATCTAGAAAAAGTCCAAGATAAAATTGAAAAAGAATGGGGAATACCAGCAAGCAAAGACACAATAAAAAGGGTGATGAAAATCGCCGGAATGGGTTGGTTTAGAATCAAGAGAAGCGTTGCTGGAAGCCCCGTTCCCGAATTTTACAATAAAAAGATTCAAGAATTAGAACGATTGAAAGAAAAAGAGCGGGAAGGAGAAATAGAAATTAGATATGTAGATGAAAGTGGCTTTTGTTTAATTCCATATATTCCTTACGCATGGCAAGAGAATAAACAAAAAATGACTGTCAAAAGTCAACCGAGTAAAAGAATTAACGTGTTAGGTTTTTTAACCAAGCAGAATGAATTAGAAGTATATACGTTTAATTGTAGCATTAATAGTGATGTAGTTATAGCCTGCATAGATGATTTTTGTACAAAAATTACTAAAAGAACTGTCTTAATAATGGATAACTCTTCAGTTCATCAAAATTCATTTTTATGGGATAAAGAACAAGAATGGTCACAGAAAGGATTAGATATTTTCTTTTTACCTACCTACTCTCCTCATTTAAATATTATAGAAATATTATGGCGATTTATTAAATATAAATGGCTAGAGGTGAATGCTTATGATAGCTATTCTGCTTTAGTTGAAGCTGTAGAAAACATTCTTATAAACTTTGGTTCAGAATATACAATTAATTTTGCATAA
- a CDS encoding helix-turn-helix domain-containing protein codes for MRHIKGLSKETLKILDRIYQESKYYQVRERAHCIKLSFQGYQISELIKIFKVSRNTIYNWFNNWDSESLAGLYNNPGRGRKTTI; via the coding sequence ATGAGACATATTAAAGGGTTAAGTAAAGAAACATTAAAAATATTAGATAGAATCTATCAGGAAAGTAAATATTATCAAGTAAGAGAGAGAGCGCACTGTATAAAATTAAGTTTTCAAGGCTATCAAATATCAGAATTAATTAAAATATTTAAAGTTAGTCGTAATACAATTTATAATTGGTTTAATAATTGGGATTCAGAGAGTTTAGCAGGACTCTATAATAATCCAGGTCGTGGTCGTAAAACCACTATTTAA
- the cas2 gene encoding CRISPR-associated endonuclease Cas2 has product MNVVVSYDISEDKRRTKIHKVLKSYGQWVQYSIFECQLTDTQYARLRSRLNKLIKSDTDSIRFYFLCACCFGKVERIGGEQPRDDSIFFA; this is encoded by the coding sequence ATGAATGTTGTTGTCAGTTACGATATTTCCGAAGATAAACGTCGCACAAAAATTCACAAAGTTCTTAAATCTTACGGACAATGGGTACAATACAGCATTTTTGAGTGTCAACTTACCGATACTCAATATGCTAGATTAAGAAGTCGTTTGAACAAGTTAATTAAATCCGACACCGATAGCATCCGCTTTTATTTTTTATGTGCCTGCTGCTTTGGTAAAGTAGAACGTATTGGTGGGGAACAACCTCGCGACGATAGTATTTTCTTTGCTTAA